A window from Acropora palmata chromosome 14, jaAcrPala1.3, whole genome shotgun sequence encodes these proteins:
- the LOC141866550 gene encoding tetratricopeptide repeat protein 39B-like isoform X1, which produces MQVLSSKIDEMESKESTKPRGTMDEKVLADAIKMTNVAFNLCLSNKFVQAQAKLEPWVNESMYHALGYSTIMYLQAMMTFEPQSIQQASKSNKIALDVCERHRRKQTWTQSFTSWIWNPYDNLKEVERHAELCYAECLFMRAMLTFIQDENLVSFIKGALRIRSAYQTYKTCLDMITHQPASLLHSAQRMDFEGGVHLGIGGFNLMLSLLPAKIIKLLEWVGFSGDKLKGLEHLERGCLSKNLRSPMCAMVLLAYHSVITYYLGNGEGDVMYAEEILQPQLKAFPKGAIFLYYAARIKQIQGKLDEAIEKYNDSISSQSEWKQFHHICYWEVIWCYSYSGEWSKAFHYASVLLAGSSWSKTTYMYLKASLRVMARITHQQIAKEDDNGEVDTEEYMFRRLPVYKQRIAGKSIPFEKFSIHKANKYLEQNNRLFLPGLELILLWNGFKVLHHRPDLVQPMLNLVQTSLAELETSRGENVNYIDDWCLGTLLQGMCFRCMRKTKEALESMLNAVNMSKDLVQDFYLAPFACAEVGFLYLEEGDLSQAKEYLNRARKDYENHMLQSRLHFRIHSALQEIKHVQKQAKAASKRNNKTKKYSKGDNNNSTSSFGEDSMEDSSDLERKDSSSSFETAPEDSGAEDEGNLGLVDEEGTLNQSALRETAV; this is translated from the exons ATGCAAGTTCTAAGCTCTAAAATTGACGAAATGGAATCGAAAGAAAGCACCAAGCCACG GGGTACCATGGATGAAAAGGTACTGGCTGATGCTATTAAGATGACGAATGTTGCCTTCAACCTCTGCTTGTCAAATAAATTTGTTCAAGCACAGGCAAAACTTGAACCTTG GGTGAATGAAAGCATGTACCATGCACTGGGATACAGCACAATCATGTATCTTCAAGCTATGATGACATTTGAACCT CAATCTATTCAACAAGCTAgcaaaagcaataaaattgcATTGGATGTTTGTGAAAG AcacagaagaaaacaaacatggacacAATCATTTACCAGCTGGATTTGGAATCCCTATGATAATTTAAAGGAAG TTGAAAGGCATGCAGAGCTTTGCTATGCAGAATGTCTTTTCATGAGGGCTATGCTAACATTTATTCAG GATGAAAACCTTGTCAGCTTTATAAAAGGGGCTCTGAGAATCAGAAGTGCTTATCAGACATATAA GACTTGCCTGGACATGATAACACACCAGCCGGCATCCTTGCTTCACTCAGCACAAAGAATGGACTTTGAAGGAGGTGTCCACCTTGGTATTGGAGGCTTCAATTTG ATGCTATCCTTACTTCCAGCTAAGATTATCAAGTTATTGGAATGGGTTGGTTTTTCAGGAGACAAG TTGAAAGGTTTAGAACATTTGGAGCGAGGCTGCCTCAGCAAGAATCTGAGGTCACCAATGTGTGCTATGGTGCTTCTGGCCTACCATAGTGTCATCACCTATTACCTTG ggaaTGGTGAAGGTGATGTTATGTATGCTGAGGAAATTCTTCAGCCACAACTTAAAGCATTTCCAAAG GGGGCAATATTTTTGTACTATGCCGCGCGCATAAAACAAATTCAAGGAAAGCTTGATGAG GCCATTGAAAAGTACAATGATTCAATTTCTTCTCAATCAGAATGGAAACAGTTTCACCACATTTGCTACTGGGAGGTGATCTGGTGTTATTC GTACAGTGGAGAATGGTCCAAAGCATTTCACTACGCTTCTGTTCTGTTGGCAGGAAGCAGCTGGTCGAAG ACAACGTACATGTATCTGAAAGCTTCGTTAAGAGTTATGGCAAGAATAACTCACCAGCAAATAGCAAAAGAGGATGATAACGGCGAGGTAGACACAGAGGAATACATGTTTAG GCGTCTTCCAGTTTACAAGCAGCGTATCGCAGGGAAGTCTATTCCTTTTGAGAAGTTTTCAATACATAAAGCCAACAAGTATCTGGAACAAAACAATCGGCTCTTCCTACCCGGATTG GAGCTCATATTGTTGTGGAATGGATTCAAAGTTCTTCATCACAGGCCAGATTTAGTTCAACCGATGCTTAATCTCGTCCAAACATCTTTAGCTGAATTAGAAACAAGCAGAG GAGAGAATGTCAACTACATTGACGACTGGTGTCTAGGTACTCTGCTTCAAGGGATGTGTTTTCGCTGCATGAGAAAAACGAAGGAGGCACTGGAGAGCATGCTCAACGCTGTTAACAT GTCAAAAGATCTGGTACAGGATTTTTACCTGGCCCCTTTCGCATGCGCAGAAGTGGGTTTTCTATACCTAGAAGAGGGAGATCTTAGTCAAGCGAAAGAGTACTTGAACAGAGCAAG GAAAGATTACGAAAACCACATGCTGCAGAGTAGACTTCACTTCAGAATCCACTCTGCTCTTCAAGAAATCAAACACGTACAAAAGCAAGCTAAAGCAGCGTCTAAGCGTAATAACAAAACGAAGAAATACTCCAAAGGGGATAACAACAACAGTACTTCATCATTCGGTGAAGATTCAATGGAAGACTCGTCCGATCTTGAACGTAAGGACTCAAGTTCCTCATTTGAAACTGCTCCTGAAGACTCAGGAGCTGAAGACGAAGGGAATCTGGGGCTGGTTGACGAAGAGGGCACTCTAAACCAATCAGCTCTAAGGGAAACGGCAGTGTGA
- the LOC141866550 gene encoding tetratricopeptide repeat protein 39B-like isoform X3, whose protein sequence is MKGTMDEKVLADAIKMTNVAFNLCLSNKFVQAQAKLEPWVNESMYHALGYSTIMYLQAMMTFEPQSIQQASKSNKIALDVCERHRRKQTWTQSFTSWIWNPYDNLKEVERHAELCYAECLFMRAMLTFIQDENLVSFIKGALRIRSAYQTYKTCLDMITHQPASLLHSAQRMDFEGGVHLGIGGFNLMLSLLPAKIIKLLEWVGFSGDKLKGLEHLERGCLSKNLRSPMCAMVLLAYHSVITYYLGNGEGDVMYAEEILQPQLKAFPKGAIFLYYAARIKQIQGKLDEAIEKYNDSISSQSEWKQFHHICYWEVIWCYSYSGEWSKAFHYASVLLAGSSWSKTTYMYLKASLRVMARITHQQIAKEDDNGEVDTEEYMFRRLPVYKQRIAGKSIPFEKFSIHKANKYLEQNNRLFLPGLELILLWNGFKVLHHRPDLVQPMLNLVQTSLAELETSRGENVNYIDDWCLGTLLQGMCFRCMRKTKEALESMLNAVNMSKDLVQDFYLAPFACAEVGFLYLEEGDLSQAKEYLNRARKDYENHMLQSRLHFRIHSALQEIKHVQKQAKAASKRNNKTKKYSKGDNNNSTSSFGEDSMEDSSDLERKDSSSSFETAPEDSGAEDEGNLGLVDEEGTLNQSALRETAV, encoded by the exons ATGAA GGGTACCATGGATGAAAAGGTACTGGCTGATGCTATTAAGATGACGAATGTTGCCTTCAACCTCTGCTTGTCAAATAAATTTGTTCAAGCACAGGCAAAACTTGAACCTTG GGTGAATGAAAGCATGTACCATGCACTGGGATACAGCACAATCATGTATCTTCAAGCTATGATGACATTTGAACCT CAATCTATTCAACAAGCTAgcaaaagcaataaaattgcATTGGATGTTTGTGAAAG AcacagaagaaaacaaacatggacacAATCATTTACCAGCTGGATTTGGAATCCCTATGATAATTTAAAGGAAG TTGAAAGGCATGCAGAGCTTTGCTATGCAGAATGTCTTTTCATGAGGGCTATGCTAACATTTATTCAG GATGAAAACCTTGTCAGCTTTATAAAAGGGGCTCTGAGAATCAGAAGTGCTTATCAGACATATAA GACTTGCCTGGACATGATAACACACCAGCCGGCATCCTTGCTTCACTCAGCACAAAGAATGGACTTTGAAGGAGGTGTCCACCTTGGTATTGGAGGCTTCAATTTG ATGCTATCCTTACTTCCAGCTAAGATTATCAAGTTATTGGAATGGGTTGGTTTTTCAGGAGACAAG TTGAAAGGTTTAGAACATTTGGAGCGAGGCTGCCTCAGCAAGAATCTGAGGTCACCAATGTGTGCTATGGTGCTTCTGGCCTACCATAGTGTCATCACCTATTACCTTG ggaaTGGTGAAGGTGATGTTATGTATGCTGAGGAAATTCTTCAGCCACAACTTAAAGCATTTCCAAAG GGGGCAATATTTTTGTACTATGCCGCGCGCATAAAACAAATTCAAGGAAAGCTTGATGAG GCCATTGAAAAGTACAATGATTCAATTTCTTCTCAATCAGAATGGAAACAGTTTCACCACATTTGCTACTGGGAGGTGATCTGGTGTTATTC GTACAGTGGAGAATGGTCCAAAGCATTTCACTACGCTTCTGTTCTGTTGGCAGGAAGCAGCTGGTCGAAG ACAACGTACATGTATCTGAAAGCTTCGTTAAGAGTTATGGCAAGAATAACTCACCAGCAAATAGCAAAAGAGGATGATAACGGCGAGGTAGACACAGAGGAATACATGTTTAG GCGTCTTCCAGTTTACAAGCAGCGTATCGCAGGGAAGTCTATTCCTTTTGAGAAGTTTTCAATACATAAAGCCAACAAGTATCTGGAACAAAACAATCGGCTCTTCCTACCCGGATTG GAGCTCATATTGTTGTGGAATGGATTCAAAGTTCTTCATCACAGGCCAGATTTAGTTCAACCGATGCTTAATCTCGTCCAAACATCTTTAGCTGAATTAGAAACAAGCAGAG GAGAGAATGTCAACTACATTGACGACTGGTGTCTAGGTACTCTGCTTCAAGGGATGTGTTTTCGCTGCATGAGAAAAACGAAGGAGGCACTGGAGAGCATGCTCAACGCTGTTAACAT GTCAAAAGATCTGGTACAGGATTTTTACCTGGCCCCTTTCGCATGCGCAGAAGTGGGTTTTCTATACCTAGAAGAGGGAGATCTTAGTCAAGCGAAAGAGTACTTGAACAGAGCAAG GAAAGATTACGAAAACCACATGCTGCAGAGTAGACTTCACTTCAGAATCCACTCTGCTCTTCAAGAAATCAAACACGTACAAAAGCAAGCTAAAGCAGCGTCTAAGCGTAATAACAAAACGAAGAAATACTCCAAAGGGGATAACAACAACAGTACTTCATCATTCGGTGAAGATTCAATGGAAGACTCGTCCGATCTTGAACGTAAGGACTCAAGTTCCTCATTTGAAACTGCTCCTGAAGACTCAGGAGCTGAAGACGAAGGGAATCTGGGGCTGGTTGACGAAGAGGGCACTCTAAACCAATCAGCTCTAAGGGAAACGGCAGTGTGA
- the LOC141866550 gene encoding tetratricopeptide repeat protein 39B-like isoform X2 — translation MMSGLCVGSFHGRSIRGTMDEKVLADAIKMTNVAFNLCLSNKFVQAQAKLEPWVNESMYHALGYSTIMYLQAMMTFEPQSIQQASKSNKIALDVCERHRRKQTWTQSFTSWIWNPYDNLKEVERHAELCYAECLFMRAMLTFIQDENLVSFIKGALRIRSAYQTYKTCLDMITHQPASLLHSAQRMDFEGGVHLGIGGFNLMLSLLPAKIIKLLEWVGFSGDKLKGLEHLERGCLSKNLRSPMCAMVLLAYHSVITYYLGNGEGDVMYAEEILQPQLKAFPKGAIFLYYAARIKQIQGKLDEAIEKYNDSISSQSEWKQFHHICYWEVIWCYSYSGEWSKAFHYASVLLAGSSWSKTTYMYLKASLRVMARITHQQIAKEDDNGEVDTEEYMFRRLPVYKQRIAGKSIPFEKFSIHKANKYLEQNNRLFLPGLELILLWNGFKVLHHRPDLVQPMLNLVQTSLAELETSRGENVNYIDDWCLGTLLQGMCFRCMRKTKEALESMLNAVNMSKDLVQDFYLAPFACAEVGFLYLEEGDLSQAKEYLNRARKDYENHMLQSRLHFRIHSALQEIKHVQKQAKAASKRNNKTKKYSKGDNNNSTSSFGEDSMEDSSDLERKDSSSSFETAPEDSGAEDEGNLGLVDEEGTLNQSALRETAV, via the exons ATGATGTCTGGCCTTTGTGTTGGCTCATTTCATGGAAGATCCATTAG GGGTACCATGGATGAAAAGGTACTGGCTGATGCTATTAAGATGACGAATGTTGCCTTCAACCTCTGCTTGTCAAATAAATTTGTTCAAGCACAGGCAAAACTTGAACCTTG GGTGAATGAAAGCATGTACCATGCACTGGGATACAGCACAATCATGTATCTTCAAGCTATGATGACATTTGAACCT CAATCTATTCAACAAGCTAgcaaaagcaataaaattgcATTGGATGTTTGTGAAAG AcacagaagaaaacaaacatggacacAATCATTTACCAGCTGGATTTGGAATCCCTATGATAATTTAAAGGAAG TTGAAAGGCATGCAGAGCTTTGCTATGCAGAATGTCTTTTCATGAGGGCTATGCTAACATTTATTCAG GATGAAAACCTTGTCAGCTTTATAAAAGGGGCTCTGAGAATCAGAAGTGCTTATCAGACATATAA GACTTGCCTGGACATGATAACACACCAGCCGGCATCCTTGCTTCACTCAGCACAAAGAATGGACTTTGAAGGAGGTGTCCACCTTGGTATTGGAGGCTTCAATTTG ATGCTATCCTTACTTCCAGCTAAGATTATCAAGTTATTGGAATGGGTTGGTTTTTCAGGAGACAAG TTGAAAGGTTTAGAACATTTGGAGCGAGGCTGCCTCAGCAAGAATCTGAGGTCACCAATGTGTGCTATGGTGCTTCTGGCCTACCATAGTGTCATCACCTATTACCTTG ggaaTGGTGAAGGTGATGTTATGTATGCTGAGGAAATTCTTCAGCCACAACTTAAAGCATTTCCAAAG GGGGCAATATTTTTGTACTATGCCGCGCGCATAAAACAAATTCAAGGAAAGCTTGATGAG GCCATTGAAAAGTACAATGATTCAATTTCTTCTCAATCAGAATGGAAACAGTTTCACCACATTTGCTACTGGGAGGTGATCTGGTGTTATTC GTACAGTGGAGAATGGTCCAAAGCATTTCACTACGCTTCTGTTCTGTTGGCAGGAAGCAGCTGGTCGAAG ACAACGTACATGTATCTGAAAGCTTCGTTAAGAGTTATGGCAAGAATAACTCACCAGCAAATAGCAAAAGAGGATGATAACGGCGAGGTAGACACAGAGGAATACATGTTTAG GCGTCTTCCAGTTTACAAGCAGCGTATCGCAGGGAAGTCTATTCCTTTTGAGAAGTTTTCAATACATAAAGCCAACAAGTATCTGGAACAAAACAATCGGCTCTTCCTACCCGGATTG GAGCTCATATTGTTGTGGAATGGATTCAAAGTTCTTCATCACAGGCCAGATTTAGTTCAACCGATGCTTAATCTCGTCCAAACATCTTTAGCTGAATTAGAAACAAGCAGAG GAGAGAATGTCAACTACATTGACGACTGGTGTCTAGGTACTCTGCTTCAAGGGATGTGTTTTCGCTGCATGAGAAAAACGAAGGAGGCACTGGAGAGCATGCTCAACGCTGTTAACAT GTCAAAAGATCTGGTACAGGATTTTTACCTGGCCCCTTTCGCATGCGCAGAAGTGGGTTTTCTATACCTAGAAGAGGGAGATCTTAGTCAAGCGAAAGAGTACTTGAACAGAGCAAG GAAAGATTACGAAAACCACATGCTGCAGAGTAGACTTCACTTCAGAATCCACTCTGCTCTTCAAGAAATCAAACACGTACAAAAGCAAGCTAAAGCAGCGTCTAAGCGTAATAACAAAACGAAGAAATACTCCAAAGGGGATAACAACAACAGTACTTCATCATTCGGTGAAGATTCAATGGAAGACTCGTCCGATCTTGAACGTAAGGACTCAAGTTCCTCATTTGAAACTGCTCCTGAAGACTCAGGAGCTGAAGACGAAGGGAATCTGGGGCTGGTTGACGAAGAGGGCACTCTAAACCAATCAGCTCTAAGGGAAACGGCAGTGTGA
- the LOC141866550 gene encoding tetratricopeptide repeat protein 39B-like isoform X4, whose amino-acid sequence MGTMDEKVLADAIKMTNVAFNLCLSNKFVQAQAKLEPWVNESMYHALGYSTIMYLQAMMTFEPQSIQQASKSNKIALDVCERHRRKQTWTQSFTSWIWNPYDNLKEVERHAELCYAECLFMRAMLTFIQDENLVSFIKGALRIRSAYQTYKTCLDMITHQPASLLHSAQRMDFEGGVHLGIGGFNLMLSLLPAKIIKLLEWVGFSGDKLKGLEHLERGCLSKNLRSPMCAMVLLAYHSVITYYLGNGEGDVMYAEEILQPQLKAFPKGAIFLYYAARIKQIQGKLDEAIEKYNDSISSQSEWKQFHHICYWEVIWCYSYSGEWSKAFHYASVLLAGSSWSKTTYMYLKASLRVMARITHQQIAKEDDNGEVDTEEYMFRRLPVYKQRIAGKSIPFEKFSIHKANKYLEQNNRLFLPGLELILLWNGFKVLHHRPDLVQPMLNLVQTSLAELETSRGENVNYIDDWCLGTLLQGMCFRCMRKTKEALESMLNAVNMSKDLVQDFYLAPFACAEVGFLYLEEGDLSQAKEYLNRARKDYENHMLQSRLHFRIHSALQEIKHVQKQAKAASKRNNKTKKYSKGDNNNSTSSFGEDSMEDSSDLERKDSSSSFETAPEDSGAEDEGNLGLVDEEGTLNQSALRETAV is encoded by the exons AT GGGTACCATGGATGAAAAGGTACTGGCTGATGCTATTAAGATGACGAATGTTGCCTTCAACCTCTGCTTGTCAAATAAATTTGTTCAAGCACAGGCAAAACTTGAACCTTG GGTGAATGAAAGCATGTACCATGCACTGGGATACAGCACAATCATGTATCTTCAAGCTATGATGACATTTGAACCT CAATCTATTCAACAAGCTAgcaaaagcaataaaattgcATTGGATGTTTGTGAAAG AcacagaagaaaacaaacatggacacAATCATTTACCAGCTGGATTTGGAATCCCTATGATAATTTAAAGGAAG TTGAAAGGCATGCAGAGCTTTGCTATGCAGAATGTCTTTTCATGAGGGCTATGCTAACATTTATTCAG GATGAAAACCTTGTCAGCTTTATAAAAGGGGCTCTGAGAATCAGAAGTGCTTATCAGACATATAA GACTTGCCTGGACATGATAACACACCAGCCGGCATCCTTGCTTCACTCAGCACAAAGAATGGACTTTGAAGGAGGTGTCCACCTTGGTATTGGAGGCTTCAATTTG ATGCTATCCTTACTTCCAGCTAAGATTATCAAGTTATTGGAATGGGTTGGTTTTTCAGGAGACAAG TTGAAAGGTTTAGAACATTTGGAGCGAGGCTGCCTCAGCAAGAATCTGAGGTCACCAATGTGTGCTATGGTGCTTCTGGCCTACCATAGTGTCATCACCTATTACCTTG ggaaTGGTGAAGGTGATGTTATGTATGCTGAGGAAATTCTTCAGCCACAACTTAAAGCATTTCCAAAG GGGGCAATATTTTTGTACTATGCCGCGCGCATAAAACAAATTCAAGGAAAGCTTGATGAG GCCATTGAAAAGTACAATGATTCAATTTCTTCTCAATCAGAATGGAAACAGTTTCACCACATTTGCTACTGGGAGGTGATCTGGTGTTATTC GTACAGTGGAGAATGGTCCAAAGCATTTCACTACGCTTCTGTTCTGTTGGCAGGAAGCAGCTGGTCGAAG ACAACGTACATGTATCTGAAAGCTTCGTTAAGAGTTATGGCAAGAATAACTCACCAGCAAATAGCAAAAGAGGATGATAACGGCGAGGTAGACACAGAGGAATACATGTTTAG GCGTCTTCCAGTTTACAAGCAGCGTATCGCAGGGAAGTCTATTCCTTTTGAGAAGTTTTCAATACATAAAGCCAACAAGTATCTGGAACAAAACAATCGGCTCTTCCTACCCGGATTG GAGCTCATATTGTTGTGGAATGGATTCAAAGTTCTTCATCACAGGCCAGATTTAGTTCAACCGATGCTTAATCTCGTCCAAACATCTTTAGCTGAATTAGAAACAAGCAGAG GAGAGAATGTCAACTACATTGACGACTGGTGTCTAGGTACTCTGCTTCAAGGGATGTGTTTTCGCTGCATGAGAAAAACGAAGGAGGCACTGGAGAGCATGCTCAACGCTGTTAACAT GTCAAAAGATCTGGTACAGGATTTTTACCTGGCCCCTTTCGCATGCGCAGAAGTGGGTTTTCTATACCTAGAAGAGGGAGATCTTAGTCAAGCGAAAGAGTACTTGAACAGAGCAAG GAAAGATTACGAAAACCACATGCTGCAGAGTAGACTTCACTTCAGAATCCACTCTGCTCTTCAAGAAATCAAACACGTACAAAAGCAAGCTAAAGCAGCGTCTAAGCGTAATAACAAAACGAAGAAATACTCCAAAGGGGATAACAACAACAGTACTTCATCATTCGGTGAAGATTCAATGGAAGACTCGTCCGATCTTGAACGTAAGGACTCAAGTTCCTCATTTGAAACTGCTCCTGAAGACTCAGGAGCTGAAGACGAAGGGAATCTGGGGCTGGTTGACGAAGAGGGCACTCTAAACCAATCAGCTCTAAGGGAAACGGCAGTGTGA